The DNA region TGAGACCAGATTTTTCCAAAATAGACATGTCTCAGGATTACAAAACCGAAGCAGCTAGCGCGAGCAGCCAATCGGCCTGGACAACACCGGAGCAAATTCCGCTAAAACCAATCTATACCGCCGACGATTTGGCTGGTATGGAGCACCTAAATTACGCTGCAGGTCTTCCTCCATTTCTGCGTGGACCTTACAGCACCATGTATGTAAACAAGCCTTGGACCATCCGTCAATACGCCGGATTCTCCACTGCTGCCGAATCGAACGCTTTCTACCGCCGCAACCTTGCTGCAGGTCAAAAGGGTCTTTCGGTAGCATTCGACTTGGCAACGCACCGCGGCTACGATGCCGACCATCAACGCGTAGTTGGTGATGTTGGTAAGGCTGGTGTTTCCATCTGTTCGGTAGAGGACATGAAGGTACTCTTCGACGGAATTCCTCTCAACCAGATGTCGGTTTCGATGACCATGAATGGTGCCGTTCTTCCAATCTTGGCTTTCTATATTGTAGCCGGTTTGGAGCAAGGTTGCACACTCGATCAGCTTAGCGGAACCATCCAAAACGATATTCTAAAGGAGTTCATGGTGCGTAACACATACATCTACCCACCCGAATTCTCCATGAAGATTATTGCCGACATCTTTGAGTTCACCTCTCGTAAGATGCCGAAATTCAATAGCATCTCTATTTCGGGTTACCACATGCAAGAGGCAGGTGCTACCGCCGACATCGAGTTGGCATACACCCTAGCCGATGGTTTGGAATACCTCCGTACTGGAGTTAAGGCCGGCCTTACGGTTGACCAATTTGCTCCTCGGCTTTCGTTCTTCTGGGCAATCGGAATGAACCACTTCATGGAAATTGCTAAAATGCGTGCAGCTCGTCTTCTTTGGGCTAAGCTCGTTAAGCAATTCGACCCAAAGAGTGCGAAATCGCTTGCATTAAGAACCCATAGCCAAACTTCTGGATGGTCGCTCACCGAGCAAGATCCTTACAACAACGTGGCTCGTACCTGCGTGGAAGCGATGGCTGCTGCCCTTGGTCATACCCAATCGCTGCACACCAACGCCCTCGATGAGGCTATTGCACTTCCTACTGAATTTTCTGCACGTATT from Williamwhitmania taraxaci includes:
- the scpA gene encoding methylmalonyl-CoA mutase, which produces MRPDFSKIDMSQDYKTEAASASSQSAWTTPEQIPLKPIYTADDLAGMEHLNYAAGLPPFLRGPYSTMYVNKPWTIRQYAGFSTAAESNAFYRRNLAAGQKGLSVAFDLATHRGYDADHQRVVGDVGKAGVSICSVEDMKVLFDGIPLNQMSVSMTMNGAVLPILAFYIVAGLEQGCTLDQLSGTIQNDILKEFMVRNTYIYPPEFSMKIIADIFEFTSRKMPKFNSISISGYHMQEAGATADIELAYTLADGLEYLRTGVKAGLTVDQFAPRLSFFWAIGMNHFMEIAKMRAARLLWAKLVKQFDPKSAKSLALRTHSQTSGWSLTEQDPYNNVARTCVEAMAAALGHTQSLHTNALDEAIALPTEFSARIARNTQIFIQEETNICKGVDPWAGSYYVEKLTHEIANKAWKLIQEVEELGGMAKAIETGLPKMRIEEASARKQARIDSRTDTIVGLNKYRLEKEDPIDILDIDNTAVRLSQIERLNHLRASRNEADVKEILARITKCVESKQGNLLELAIEAAQKRVTLGEISDACEVIVGRYKAVIRMNSGVYSSEAKNDSTFEQARKMCEEFAKKEGRQPRIMIAKLGQDGHDRGAKVVATGYADIGFDVDMGPLFQTPEEAAKQAVENDVHVVGVSSLAAGHKTLVPQIMAELKKLGREDIMVIVGGVIPHQDYQFLYEAGAAAIFGPGTSVSVAAIKMIELLIKQAEE